A genomic region of Streptomyces sp. NBC_00247 contains the following coding sequences:
- a CDS encoding universal stress protein, translating into MAGHESPEPADRKQVTDHGSDPLTVEETRHSCDPAFRHGVVVGFDGSTSSERALAYAIGMACRSGSGLIIVHVANRLPTTVWAGCEPPVFVDVPDHRTEVLGLELACAEYLSEVPWVLVERGGDICHELEEVGREYAADAIVVGSTHGLVGRIFGSVAGRLARRAQRPVIVIP; encoded by the coding sequence ATGGCCGGTCACGAATCCCCTGAACCCGCAGACCGCAAGCAGGTAACCGACCACGGGTCGGACCCCCTGACGGTCGAAGAAACACGTCATTCCTGCGACCCGGCCTTCCGGCACGGCGTCGTGGTCGGTTTCGACGGCTCCACGTCCAGTGAGCGCGCGCTCGCCTACGCGATCGGCATGGCCTGCAGATCCGGCTCCGGGCTGATCATCGTGCATGTCGCCAACCGGCTTCCGACCACCGTCTGGGCAGGCTGCGAACCGCCCGTCTTCGTCGACGTGCCCGATCACCGCACCGAGGTGCTCGGTCTCGAACTGGCTTGCGCGGAATACCTCTCGGAGGTGCCGTGGGTGCTGGTCGAGCGCGGCGGCGACATCTGTCACGAACTTGAGGAAGTCGGCCGCGAGTATGCCGCCGACGCGATCGTCGTCGGGTCGACGCACGGTCTGGTGGGCCGGATCTTCGGCTCCGTGGCCGGCCGTCTCGCCCGCCGGGCGCAACGCCCCGTCATCGTCATTCCCTGA
- the glmS gene encoding glutamine--fructose-6-phosphate transaminase (isomerizing), translating into MCGIVGYIGRRDVAPLLLEGLQRLEYRGYDSAGIVVTGKAAAGKPGTLKMVKAKGRVRELEARVPKRFAGTTGIAHTRWATHGAPSDANAHPHMDAENKVAVVHNGIIDNASELRAKLVADGVVFLSETDTEVLVHLIARAQAETLEEKVREALRSVEGTYGIAVMHADFNDRIVVARNGSPVVLGIGEKEMFVASDVAALVAHTRQIVTLDDGEMATLKADDFRTYTTEGSTTTATPTTVEWEAESYDMGGHDTYMHKEISEQADAVDRVLRGRIDDRFSTVHLGGLNLDAREARGVRRIKILGCGTSYHAGQIGAQLIEELARIPADAEPASEFRYRNPVVDPDTLYVAVSQSGETYDVLAAVQELKRKGARVLGIVNVVGSAIAREADGGTYVHAGPEVCVVSTKCFTNTVVSFALLALHLGRIRDLSVADGKRIIAGLRRLPEQISEILANEDEIKRLAAEYADAKSMMFIGRVRGYPVAREASLKLKEVSYIHAEAYPASELKHGPLALIEPAMPTVAIVPDDELLEKNRAAMEEIKARSGRILAVAHQVQEKADHTIVVPKNENELDPILMGIPLQLFAYHTALAMGRDIDKPRNLAKSVTVE; encoded by the coding sequence ATGTGCGGGATCGTCGGATACATCGGTAGGCGTGACGTGGCTCCGCTGCTGCTGGAAGGTCTGCAGCGGCTGGAGTACCGGGGGTACGACTCGGCGGGCATCGTCGTGACGGGCAAGGCCGCGGCGGGCAAGCCGGGCACGCTGAAGATGGTCAAGGCGAAGGGCCGCGTCCGCGAGCTGGAGGCCCGTGTCCCCAAGCGTTTCGCGGGGACGACCGGCATCGCGCACACCCGCTGGGCCACCCACGGTGCCCCGAGCGACGCGAACGCCCACCCGCACATGGACGCGGAGAACAAGGTCGCCGTCGTCCACAACGGCATCATCGACAACGCCTCCGAGCTCCGTGCGAAGCTCGTCGCCGACGGCGTCGTCTTCCTCTCCGAGACCGACACCGAGGTGCTGGTCCACCTGATCGCCCGCGCCCAGGCCGAGACGCTGGAGGAGAAGGTCCGCGAGGCGCTGCGCTCCGTCGAGGGCACCTACGGCATCGCGGTGATGCACGCGGACTTCAACGACCGCATCGTCGTCGCCCGCAACGGCTCCCCGGTCGTCCTCGGCATCGGCGAGAAGGAGATGTTCGTCGCCTCCGACGTCGCAGCCCTCGTCGCCCACACCCGCCAGATCGTGACCCTCGACGACGGCGAGATGGCCACCCTCAAGGCCGACGACTTCCGTACGTACACGACGGAGGGCTCGACCACGACGGCCACGCCGACCACCGTGGAGTGGGAGGCCGAGTCGTACGACATGGGCGGCCACGACACGTACATGCACAAGGAGATCTCCGAGCAGGCCGACGCGGTGGACCGCGTGCTGCGCGGGCGGATCGACGACCGGTTCTCCACCGTGCACCTGGGCGGCCTCAACCTGGACGCCCGCGAGGCGCGCGGGGTGCGCCGGATCAAGATCCTCGGTTGCGGCACCTCGTACCACGCCGGTCAGATCGGCGCCCAGCTGATCGAGGAGCTGGCCCGCATCCCCGCGGACGCCGAGCCCGCTTCCGAGTTCCGCTACCGCAACCCGGTCGTGGACCCCGACACCCTCTACGTCGCCGTCTCCCAGTCCGGCGAGACCTACGACGTGCTGGCCGCCGTGCAGGAGCTGAAGCGCAAGGGCGCCCGCGTCCTGGGCATCGTCAACGTCGTGGGTTCCGCCATCGCCCGGGAGGCCGACGGCGGTACGTACGTCCACGCGGGCCCCGAGGTCTGCGTCGTGTCCACCAAGTGCTTCACCAACACCGTGGTCTCCTTCGCGCTGCTCGCCCTGCACCTGGGCCGCATCCGTGACCTGTCGGTCGCGGACGGCAAGCGGATCATCGCGGGTCTGCGCCGGCTGCCGGAGCAGATCAGCGAGATCCTGGCGAACGAGGACGAGATCAAGCGGCTGGCGGCCGAGTACGCGGACGCCAAGTCGATGATGTTCATCGGCCGGGTGCGGGGTTACCCGGTGGCCCGCGAGGCCTCGCTGAAGCTCAAGGAGGTCTCGTACATCCACGCCGAGGCGTACCCGGCCTCCGAGCTGAAGCACGGGCCGCTGGCCCTGATCGAGCCCGCCATGCCGACCGTGGCGATCGTGCCGGACGACGAGCTGCTGGAGAAGAACCGGGCCGCGATGGAGGAGATCAAGGCGCGCAGCGGCCGGATCCTCGCCGTCGCGCACCAGGTCCAGGAGAAGGCGGACCACACCATCGTGGTGCCGAAGAACGAGAACGAGCTCGACCCGATCCTGATGGGCATCCCGCTCCAGCTCTTCGCGTACCACACGGCGCTGGCCATGGGACGGGACATCGACAAGCCCCGCAACCTGGCGAAGTCCGTCACCGTCGAATAG
- a CDS encoding SDR family oxidoreductase has translation MASRPSNDLGPRGITTNVIAAGHVAGTGFFRGAMTDERHDNLVRETHTKRAGTPEDIAATVYFLASPGAGQLTGQTVHVNGGAFTTR, from the coding sequence GTGGCCTCTCGGCCGAGCAACGACCTCGGCCCACGCGGCATCACCACGAACGTCATCGCGGCGGGCCATGTCGCCGGCACCGGCTTCTTCCGCGGCGCCATGACGGACGAGCGGCACGACAACCTCGTACGCGAGACCCACACGAAGCGGGCAGGTACGCCCGAGGACATCGCGGCGACGGTGTACTTCCTCGCCTCGCCGGGCGCGGGACAGCTCACCGGGCAGACCGTCCACGTCAACGGGGGCGCGTTCACCACGCGGTAG
- a CDS encoding acyl-CoA dehydrogenase family protein has protein sequence MPLDHRLAAEHEELRRTVEEFAHEVVAPKIGDFYERHEFPYEIVREMGRMGLFGLPFPEEYGGMGGDYLALGIALEELARVDSSVAITLEAGVSLGAMPVYRFGTEEQKQRWLPKLCAGEALGAFGLTEPDGGSDAGGTRTTAVLDEAAGEWVINGSKCFITNSGTDITALVTVTAVTGRKDDGSPRISAIVVPSGTPGFTVAAPYSKVGWSASDTRELSFADVRVPATNLLGEEGRGYAQFLRILDEGRIAISALATGLAQGCVDESVKYAAERHAFGRPIGANQAIQFKIADMETRAHMARIGWRDAASRLVAGEPFKKEAAIAKLYSSTVAVDNARDATQIHGGYGFMNEYPVARMWRDSKILEIGEGTSEVQRMLIARELGLPAA, from the coding sequence ATGCCCCTGGACCACCGGCTCGCCGCCGAGCACGAGGAACTGCGCCGTACCGTGGAGGAGTTCGCCCACGAGGTGGTCGCCCCGAAGATCGGCGACTTCTACGAACGCCACGAGTTCCCGTACGAGATCGTGCGGGAGATGGGCCGGATGGGCCTGTTCGGGCTGCCGTTCCCGGAGGAGTACGGCGGGATGGGCGGCGACTACCTCGCCCTCGGGATCGCCCTGGAGGAGCTGGCCCGGGTCGACTCCTCGGTGGCGATCACCCTGGAGGCGGGCGTCTCGCTGGGCGCCATGCCGGTGTACCGCTTCGGCACCGAGGAGCAGAAGCAGCGGTGGCTGCCGAAGCTCTGCGCGGGCGAGGCGCTGGGCGCGTTCGGCCTGACCGAGCCCGACGGCGGCTCGGACGCGGGCGGCACCCGCACCACGGCGGTGCTGGACGAGGCGGCCGGCGAGTGGGTGATCAACGGCTCCAAGTGCTTCATCACCAACTCCGGTACGGACATCACCGCGTTGGTGACCGTGACGGCCGTGACCGGCCGCAAGGACGACGGCTCCCCGCGCATCTCCGCGATCGTCGTCCCGTCCGGCACCCCCGGCTTCACGGTCGCCGCCCCGTACTCCAAGGTCGGGTGGAGCGCCTCCGACACCCGCGAACTCTCCTTCGCCGACGTCCGCGTCCCGGCTACCAACCTGCTCGGCGAGGAGGGCCGGGGGTACGCCCAGTTCCTCCGCATCCTCGACGAGGGCCGGATCGCGATCTCCGCCCTGGCGACCGGGCTGGCCCAGGGGTGCGTGGACGAGTCGGTGAAGTACGCCGCCGAACGCCACGCCTTCGGCCGCCCGATCGGCGCCAACCAGGCCATCCAGTTCAAGATCGCCGACATGGAGACCCGCGCCCACATGGCCCGCATCGGCTGGCGCGACGCGGCCTCCCGCCTGGTGGCCGGCGAGCCCTTCAAGAAGGAGGCGGCCATCGCGAAGCTCTACTCCTCGACCGTCGCCGTCGACAACGCCCGCGACGCCACCCAGATCCACGGCGGCTACGGCTTCATGAACGAGTACCCGGTCGCCCGCATGTGGCGCGACTCCAAGATCCTGGAGATCGGCGAGGGCACCAGCGAGGTCCAGCGGATGCTGATCGCCCGGGAGTTGGGGCTGCCGGCGGCGTGA
- a CDS encoding hydroxymethylglutaryl-CoA lyase, with product MTTPRRPALPMTVAAQDLPARVRIHEVGARDGLQNEKTALPTAVKAEFIHRLAAAGLTTIEATSFVHPKWVPQLADAEKLFPMLGDLLGPGGVGGVALPVLVPNERGLERALALGARRIAVFGSATESFAARNLNRSVAQSLAMFEPVVARAKEDRVHVRGYLSMCFGDPWEGPVPVHRVVRVAKALMDLGCDELSLGDTIGVATPGHVRTLLAALNEEGVRTDAIGVHFHDTYGQALSNTLAALQHGVTTVDASAGGLGGCPYAKSATGNLATEDLVWMLRGLGIDTGVDLDALCATSVWLAGQLGRPSPSRTVRALSPSPEPPPASPEPPASPASPASPASPEE from the coding sequence ATGACCACCCCCCGGCGCCCCGCCCTGCCGATGACCGTCGCCGCGCAGGACCTGCCCGCCCGGGTCCGTATCCACGAAGTGGGCGCGCGCGACGGGCTGCAGAACGAGAAGACGGCTCTGCCGACCGCCGTGAAGGCCGAGTTCATCCACCGGCTCGCCGCCGCGGGGCTCACCACCATCGAGGCGACGAGCTTCGTCCACCCCAAGTGGGTGCCCCAACTCGCCGACGCGGAGAAGCTGTTCCCGATGCTCGGCGATCTTTTGGGGCCGGGCGGGGTGGGCGGGGTCGCCCTCCCGGTCCTCGTACCGAACGAGCGCGGGCTGGAGCGGGCACTCGCGCTCGGGGCGCGGCGGATCGCGGTCTTCGGCTCCGCGACGGAGAGCTTCGCCGCCCGCAACCTCAACCGGTCCGTCGCCCAGTCGCTGGCGATGTTCGAGCCGGTCGTGGCCCGCGCGAAGGAGGACCGGGTGCACGTGCGCGGCTACCTCTCGATGTGCTTCGGCGACCCCTGGGAGGGGCCGGTACCGGTGCACCGGGTCGTCAGGGTGGCCAAGGCGCTGATGGACCTCGGCTGCGACGAACTCTCCCTCGGCGACACGATCGGCGTCGCCACCCCCGGCCACGTGCGGACCCTGCTCGCCGCGCTGAACGAGGAGGGGGTACGTACCGACGCGATCGGCGTGCACTTCCACGACACCTACGGCCAGGCCCTCTCCAACACCCTCGCGGCGCTCCAGCACGGGGTGACCACCGTCGACGCGTCGGCGGGCGGCCTCGGCGGCTGCCCGTACGCGAAGAGCGCGACCGGAAACCTCGCCACCGAGGACCTGGTGTGGATGCTCCGGGGCCTCGGCATCGACACCGGGGTGGACCTCGACGCCCTCTGCGCCACCAGCGTGTGGCTGGCCGGGCAGTTGGGCCGCCCGAGCCCGTCCCGGACCGTCCGCGCGCTCTCGCCGAGCCCGGAGCCGCCCCCCGCGTCCCCCGAGCCTCCCGCGTCCCCCGCGTCCCCCGCGTCCCCCGCGTCCCCCGAGGAGTGA
- a CDS encoding ATP-binding protein, giving the protein MFSTVLVANRGEIAVRVIRTLRALGVRSVAVFSDADAGARHVREADAAVRIGPAPAAQSYLSVPALLEAARRTGAEAVHPGYGFLAENAAFARACARAGLVFIGPGADAIALMGDKIRAKETVAAAGVPVVPGSSGSGLTDAQLASAAREIGMPVLLKPSAGGGGKGMRLVHDEGVLAEEIAGARREATASFGDDTLLVERWIERPRHIEIQVLADTHGNVVHLGERECSLQRRHQKVIEEAPSVLLDAGTRAAMGEAAVRAARSCGYVGAGTVEFIVPGGDPAAYCFMEMNTRLQVEHPVTELITGLDLVEWQLRVASGERLPCAQAGITLTGHAVEARVCAEDPARGFLPSGGTVLALDEPGGGGVRTDSGLSEGTEVGSLYDPMLSKVIAYGPDRATALRRLRAALADTVILGVPTNAGFLRRLLGHPAVIAGELDTGLVEREAAGLVPDGVPDEVYAAAAAVRADALAPVPDANGWTDPFSVPDGWRTGGSPAPLTFLLRVAGQEPVVREAPGGATVGPDRVSVELDGVVHHFRRAGQWLGRDGDTWQVRDHDPVEASLSGAARGGADTLAAPMPGTVTVVKVAVGDTVAAGQALLVVEAMKMEHVISAPHAGTVTELDVSPGAPVAMDQVLAVVAPDDGAAPAPAPAPEERQS; this is encoded by the coding sequence ATGTTCAGCACGGTGCTGGTCGCCAACCGGGGCGAGATCGCGGTACGGGTCATCCGGACCCTGCGCGCCCTCGGCGTCCGGTCGGTCGCTGTCTTCAGCGACGCGGACGCGGGAGCGCGGCACGTACGGGAGGCGGACGCGGCGGTACGGATCGGACCGGCGCCCGCCGCACAGAGCTATCTCAGCGTGCCCGCGCTGCTGGAGGCCGCCCGCCGCACGGGCGCCGAGGCGGTCCATCCGGGGTACGGGTTCCTGGCGGAGAACGCCGCCTTCGCACGGGCGTGCGCACGGGCGGGGCTCGTCTTCATCGGGCCGGGCGCCGACGCGATCGCCCTGATGGGCGACAAGATCCGGGCCAAGGAGACGGTCGCGGCGGCCGGAGTGCCGGTGGTCCCCGGTTCCTCGGGCAGCGGCCTCACCGATGCCCAACTCGCTTCCGCCGCACGCGAGATCGGCATGCCGGTGCTGCTGAAGCCCTCGGCGGGCGGCGGCGGCAAGGGCATGCGGCTGGTGCACGACGAGGGGGTGCTCGCCGAGGAGATCGCGGGGGCCCGCCGGGAGGCGACGGCCTCCTTCGGCGACGACACACTGCTGGTCGAGCGGTGGATCGAGCGCCCCCGGCACATCGAGATCCAGGTACTGGCGGACACCCACGGCAACGTCGTCCACCTCGGCGAGCGCGAGTGCTCGCTCCAGCGCCGCCACCAGAAGGTGATCGAGGAGGCGCCGTCCGTACTGCTCGACGCCGGGACCCGGGCGGCGATGGGCGAGGCGGCGGTCCGGGCCGCCCGTTCCTGCGGCTATGTCGGGGCGGGCACGGTCGAGTTCATCGTGCCGGGCGGCGACCCGGCCGCGTACTGCTTCATGGAGATGAACACCCGGCTCCAGGTCGAGCACCCCGTCACCGAGCTGATCACCGGCCTCGACCTGGTCGAGTGGCAGCTGCGGGTCGCCTCCGGCGAACGACTCCCCTGCGCCCAGGCCGGCATCACCCTCACCGGACACGCCGTGGAGGCCCGGGTCTGCGCCGAGGACCCCGCGCGCGGCTTCCTCCCCTCCGGCGGCACGGTGCTCGCGCTGGACGAACCCGGGGGCGGCGGGGTCCGGACGGACTCGGGGCTGAGCGAGGGCACGGAGGTCGGTTCGCTGTACGACCCGATGCTGTCGAAGGTCATCGCGTACGGCCCCGACCGGGCGACCGCACTGCGCCGGCTGCGGGCCGCGCTCGCGGACACCGTGATCCTCGGCGTACCGACCAACGCGGGTTTTCTGCGAAGGCTGTTGGGCCATCCGGCGGTGATCGCGGGCGAGCTGGACACGGGCCTCGTGGAGCGCGAGGCGGCCGGGCTGGTCCCGGACGGCGTCCCGGACGAGGTGTACGCGGCGGCCGCCGCCGTACGCGCGGACGCGCTCGCCCCGGTGCCGGACGCGAACGGGTGGACGGACCCGTTCTCCGTACCGGACGGCTGGCGGACCGGCGGCTCCCCCGCCCCGCTCACCTTCCTGCTGCGGGTGGCCGGACAGGAGCCGGTGGTACGCGAGGCTCCTGGCGGCGCGACGGTCGGCCCGGACCGGGTGAGCGTCGAACTCGACGGTGTGGTGCACCACTTCCGCCGCGCCGGGCAGTGGCTCGGCCGCGACGGCGACACCTGGCAGGTGCGGGACCACGACCCGGTGGAGGCGTCCCTGAGCGGGGCGGCCCGCGGGGGTGCGGACACCCTCGCGGCGCCGATGCCGGGCACGGTCACCGTGGTCAAGGTGGCGGTCGGGGACACGGTGGCGGCGGGGCAGGCGCTGCTGGTGGTCGAGGCGATGAAGATGGAGCACGTCATCTCCGCCCCGCACGCCGGGACCGTCACCGAACTGGACGTCTCGCCCGGGGCCCCCGTCGCCATGGACCAGGTGCTGGCCGTGGTCGCTCCCGACGACGGGGCCGCCCCCGCGCCGGCCCCGGCTCCCGAGGAGAGGCAGTCATGA
- a CDS encoding carboxyl transferase domain-containing protein: MQRAPAPQAPAPQAPVLRSAADPASEAWRANEAAHRALADELRARLASARLGGGEKARARHVARGKLLPRDRVDTLLDPGSPFLELAPLAAEGLYGGAAPAAGVVAGIGRVSGRECVIVANDATVKGGTYYPMTVKKHLRAQEVALENRLPCLYLVDSGGAFLPMQDEVFPDRDHFGRIFFNQARMSGAGIPQIAAVLGSCTAGGAYVPAMSDEAVIVRGQGTIFLGGPPLVKAATGEVVTAEELGGGEVHSRTSGVTDHLAEDDAHALRIVRNIVATLPGRGALPWTVRQGEDPAVDPAGLYGAVPVDSRTPYDVREVIARVVDGSRFAEFKAEYGQTLVTGFAHLHGHPVGIVANNGILFSESAQKGAHFIELCDQRGIPLVFLQNISGFMVGKAYEAGGIAKHGAKMVTAVATTRVPKLTVVVGGSYGAGNYSMCGRAYSPRFLWMWPNAKISVMGGEQAASVLATVKRDQLGDDWSAQDEEAFKAPVRAQYEEQGNAYYATARLWDDGVIDPADTRQVLGLALTACANAPLPERNPADPGFGIFRM, encoded by the coding sequence ATGCAGCGGGCACCGGCACCACAGGCACCGGCACCTCAGGCACCGGTCCTTCGCAGCGCGGCCGATCCCGCCTCCGAGGCCTGGCGGGCCAACGAGGCGGCGCACCGCGCGCTCGCCGACGAGCTTCGGGCGCGGCTCGCCTCGGCCCGGCTCGGCGGGGGCGAGAAGGCGCGCGCCCGCCATGTGGCACGCGGCAAGCTGCTCCCCCGGGACCGGGTGGACACGCTGCTCGACCCCGGTTCGCCCTTCCTGGAGCTGGCGCCGCTGGCCGCCGAGGGACTCTACGGCGGCGCCGCCCCGGCCGCCGGGGTGGTGGCGGGGATCGGCCGGGTGAGCGGCCGGGAGTGCGTGATCGTCGCCAACGACGCGACCGTCAAGGGCGGCACGTACTACCCGATGACCGTGAAGAAGCACCTGCGGGCGCAGGAGGTGGCGCTGGAGAACCGTCTCCCCTGCCTCTACCTGGTGGACTCGGGCGGGGCCTTCCTGCCGATGCAGGACGAGGTGTTCCCGGACCGGGACCACTTCGGCCGGATCTTCTTCAACCAGGCGCGGATGTCGGGGGCCGGCATCCCGCAGATCGCGGCGGTGCTGGGCTCCTGCACGGCGGGGGGCGCGTACGTCCCCGCGATGAGCGACGAGGCGGTCATCGTGCGCGGTCAGGGCACGATCTTCCTCGGCGGCCCGCCGCTGGTGAAGGCGGCGACCGGCGAGGTCGTCACGGCGGAGGAGCTGGGCGGCGGCGAGGTCCACTCGCGCACGTCCGGGGTCACCGACCACCTCGCCGAGGACGACGCGCACGCGCTGCGGATCGTACGGAACATCGTGGCGACGCTCCCCGGACGCGGGGCGCTGCCCTGGACGGTGCGGCAGGGCGAGGACCCGGCGGTGGACCCGGCGGGGCTGTACGGCGCGGTGCCGGTCGACTCGCGCACCCCGTACGACGTGCGCGAGGTGATCGCCCGGGTGGTGGACGGGTCGCGGTTCGCGGAGTTCAAGGCGGAATACGGCCAGACGCTGGTCACCGGGTTCGCACACCTCCACGGGCATCCGGTGGGGATCGTCGCCAACAACGGCATCCTGTTCTCCGAATCGGCCCAGAAGGGCGCGCACTTCATCGAGCTCTGCGACCAGCGGGGCATCCCGCTGGTCTTCCTCCAGAACATCTCGGGCTTCATGGTCGGCAAGGCGTACGAGGCCGGGGGCATCGCCAAGCACGGCGCGAAGATGGTCACCGCCGTCGCCACCACCCGGGTGCCGAAGCTGACGGTCGTCGTCGGCGGATCGTACGGCGCGGGCAACTACTCCATGTGCGGCCGGGCCTACTCCCCCCGCTTCCTGTGGATGTGGCCCAACGCCAAGATCTCGGTGATGGGCGGGGAGCAAGCCGCCTCGGTCCTCGCCACGGTCAAGCGCGACCAGCTCGGCGACGACTGGAGCGCTCAGGACGAGGAGGCGTTCAAGGCTCCGGTCCGCGCGCAGTACGAGGAGCAGGGCAACGCCTACTACGCGACCGCCCGGCTCTGGGACGACGGGGTGATCGACCCGGCGGACACCCGGCAGGTGCTCGGTCTGGCCCTGACCGCGTGCGCCAACGCCCCACTGCCCGAGCGGAATCCGGCGGACCCCGGCTTCGGCATCTTCCGGATGTGA
- a CDS encoding SACE_7040 family transcriptional regulator, with protein MSTHVTARVAGATRREQILREAALLFAERGFHGVGVDEIGAAVGISGPGLYRHFPGKDAMLSELLVGISERLLTGGRLRVEEDAAAPEPSPDALLDALIEGHIDFALDDRPLITLHDRELDRLRDADRKRVRRLQREYVEIWVSVARTRYPVLTETEARVTVHAVFGLLNSTPRLARPEALPDRAGTAKLLHRLARGAFAAAAGER; from the coding sequence ATGAGCACCCATGTCACCGCCCGCGTCGCGGGAGCCACCCGCCGGGAGCAGATCCTCCGGGAAGCCGCGCTCCTCTTCGCCGAACGCGGCTTCCACGGCGTCGGTGTCGACGAGATAGGCGCCGCCGTGGGCATCAGCGGCCCCGGCCTCTACCGCCACTTCCCCGGCAAGGACGCGATGCTCTCCGAGCTGCTGGTCGGCATCAGCGAGCGCCTCCTCACCGGCGGCCGGCTGCGGGTCGAGGAGGACGCCGCCGCCCCGGAACCCTCCCCGGACGCCCTGCTGGACGCGCTCATCGAGGGCCACATCGACTTCGCCCTCGACGACCGCCCCCTGATCACCCTGCACGACCGCGAGCTCGACCGCCTGCGTGACGCCGACCGCAAGCGGGTACGCCGCCTCCAGCGCGAGTACGTCGAGATCTGGGTGTCCGTCGCCCGGACCCGCTACCCCGTCCTCACCGAGACCGAAGCGCGCGTCACCGTGCACGCCGTATTCGGCCTGCTCAACTCCACCCCCCGCCTGGCCCGCCCCGAAGCCCTCCCCGACCGTGCGGGGACGGCGAAGCTGCTGCACCGCCTCGCCCGGGGCGCCTTCGCGGCGGCGGCCGGCGAGCGCTGA
- a CDS encoding phosphatase encodes MPIPSRAELTDHLVRTRIAGDVATPRDNNLAHYRALANGDRHYWLGLDLGDRWTDEQDVLAVMAERCGVIDDPAHRFGQDTIDPELTVDALDRMAERLRKAVADTESVLVATGHPGGLLDVHRRTADALRAAGCEIVTIPAGLRADEGNVVQFADVAVLEHGASLWHTHSPAPMAAVLDGLERDGRPQPDLVLADHGWAGCAGGRGLDAIGYADCNDPALFLGEAEGALLVTVPLDDNVPDPRHYDPMTEYLLGAAGLT; translated from the coding sequence ATGCCGATACCCAGCCGCGCCGAACTCACCGACCACCTCGTCCGTACCCGCATCGCCGGCGACGTGGCCACGCCCCGCGACAACAACCTCGCGCACTACCGGGCGCTCGCCAACGGAGACCGCCACTACTGGCTCGGGCTGGACCTCGGCGACCGCTGGACCGACGAACAGGACGTCCTCGCCGTCATGGCGGAGCGCTGCGGGGTCATCGACGACCCGGCCCACCGCTTCGGCCAGGACACCATCGACCCCGAACTGACCGTCGACGCACTCGACCGGATGGCGGAACGCCTGCGCAAGGCGGTGGCGGACACCGAGAGCGTCCTCGTCGCCACCGGCCACCCCGGCGGCCTCCTCGACGTGCACCGCAGGACGGCGGACGCGCTGCGCGCGGCGGGCTGCGAGATCGTGACCATCCCGGCCGGGCTGCGCGCGGACGAGGGGAACGTCGTCCAGTTCGCGGACGTCGCGGTCCTGGAACACGGCGCGTCCCTCTGGCACACCCACTCCCCGGCGCCGATGGCCGCCGTCCTGGACGGCCTGGAGCGCGACGGCCGCCCGCAGCCCGACCTCGTCCTCGCCGACCACGGCTGGGCCGGCTGCGCGGGCGGGCGCGGACTCGACGCCATCGGCTACGCCGACTGCAACGACCCCGCCCTCTTCCTCGGCGAGGCGGAAGGCGCCCTCCTGGTCACCGTCCCGCTGGACGACAACGTGCCGGACCCACGCCACTACGACCCGATGACGGAGTACCTGCTGGGAGCGGCGGGGCTGACCTGA
- a CDS encoding LysE family translocator, with the protein MITLSAVGGVALVELGMALTPGPNMIHLASRAITQGRRAGLVSLGGTAVGFVCYLVASAAGLSALFTAVPVAYTVVKLAGAAYLAYLAWGMLKPGGRSPFAPTQDLLPVSDARLFSTGLLTNLLNPKIALLYAALLPQFLDSRAGPAWAQLLQLGGVQIVVGITVNALIMLGAARISGCLAARPRVMTTQRFAAGGLLGVFALRTALSRTPVSS; encoded by the coding sequence GTGATCACGCTGTCCGCCGTGGGAGGGGTGGCTCTGGTCGAACTGGGCATGGCCCTGACCCCGGGGCCGAACATGATCCACCTCGCGTCCCGCGCGATCACCCAGGGGCGCAGGGCGGGTCTGGTCAGCCTCGGCGGGACCGCCGTGGGCTTCGTCTGCTACCTGGTGGCCTCCGCTGCGGGACTCTCCGCGCTCTTCACCGCCGTGCCGGTGGCGTACACCGTGGTCAAGCTCGCCGGTGCCGCCTACCTGGCCTACCTCGCCTGGGGGATGCTCAAGCCCGGCGGCCGTTCGCCCTTCGCCCCGACCCAGGACCTGCTTCCGGTCTCGGACGCCCGGCTGTTCTCGACGGGGCTGCTGACCAACCTGCTCAACCCCAAGATCGCGCTGCTGTACGCCGCCCTGCTGCCCCAGTTCCTGGACTCTCGGGCAGGTCCGGCGTGGGCGCAGCTGCTCCAGCTCGGCGGTGTGCAGATCGTCGTGGGGATCACGGTGAACGCCCTGATCATGCTGGGCGCGGCACGGATATCCGGTTGTCTGGCCGCCCGGCCCCGCGTCATGACCACCCAGCGGTTCGCGGCGGGCGGTCTGCTCGGCGTCTTCGCCCTGCGCACCGCGCTCTCGCGCACTCCCGTCTCCTCCTGA